The Alnus glutinosa chromosome 8, dhAlnGlut1.1, whole genome shotgun sequence DNA segment ATTTGATAAAGATTGTTAGATATACACGTAGATCCATGTGTAGATCCATGTCACAACTAATTGTCGATTAACATGTGCTACAACTAATGATTCAAGctgttataaaaaataataataatagaaaatggGTCGCCCCTCACCAAGCGAAGGGTGGTCAATCACCTCTCATCTATTGAGGGGCGACCTCCCTTACCGTAGGAGAGGCGATTAATCGCCCTTTGAGAGGAGGTTGTCCCTCTCTGAGGAGAGGGTTCCACTCACCCAACAGCCACTAATCTAGTAAGGGGTGGGTATAAGGGGCAgctcatttttttcaatttcaaccattcgttaaatcttaacggaagggtgtcaaaattcttaaaatacccctcatttttttaggaaaaaaaaaaaaagaaaaaaattgcaagaatttaagCGCTGGTttggatttaacgaaatttgtaaaaatactcatgccaaaatctttgaaattttttataatttttttttttaaaaaaatatggacattttgagaattttgataggatttaatagaaaatcctaacaaatggatgaattgttatttttttttaaaaaataaaaaataaaattaatgatgaattcactaaattgacactttttaaagtttaaggataTGATTGTTAAAGTGATCAAAGATCAAGGATGGTAAGTGAAACTTTCccataaataaaactaaagctTTGAAGTGATTGCTTTGAGTTTtttgttccgtttgtttcgatgtaaaatgttttccgttggaaaatattttcaacgaaatcatttttcaaaaaaaatatttatttgaaaatattttccggtgtttggctcgtacgaaaaaatcacggagtaattaccttttccccatgaactaatggccattgtcaatatgtcaccatgaactgacactctcaccaaaagagagcattgaactaccatttatATACCAAAACCCCCATTTGCGCCAGTCAACTTCGTTAAAAGATTTAAATACCCTAACTTTATAatcaaatttacatataatacctcaaaattaaacaattacaaaaaataaaaaaataaaaaagtggggGTGGTTGGCAAAGGTGGTGTCCGCCACCTCTGGGGTCGCTCGCCGCCATCCTAAACCTAGGGGTGGCCGTGTGGCCACCGCAGATGCACCCCGAGGGTGGCACATTGCTACCCCCAAGTTTAGGGTGGCTTGCAGGCGACCCCCCTCCcctaaggggtggctgccaccagCAGCTACctcttctatttttcttttttttttaaaaaaaaagaaaaagaaaagacatatatatatatatataagtttaatgttttttattaaattattgtttgaagGTATTTCTATCTTCCAAcaaaatttaacgtctaaaaatagaatatttcgTTCGATTTAACGAGATTCTCTAACGGAAGATGGGGTTTTGAtatgtaaatggtagttcaacGCTCAATTCTAATGAGGGCTTCAGTTCATGATGGCATATTGACAATGACCGATAGTTTTTTGGAGGAAATgtaattacccaaaaaattCACTGACGACAAAAAACCACCGGTGATAAGATTCTGACGATGGTGACAGGAATTCGATAACACTAGCCAGATTTCGGTCGCcaactggccggaatctggcacaaTGGCCAAATTCTGATAACTGTACCCGAAATCTAGCCAACTGGCCGAAATCTTGCACAGTGGCTAGATTTCTGTCAGTATTGCTGAAATATTGCACAGTTGCAGGAATCCGGCCACTATGTTAGGTTCCGGCGATCGAATCCCAAAATCTAACGACTTTCGGAGACAGATTCGGGCTACCAAAAAACTCCAGTGGTCGGCGGTGACGAATTTCCACATACGTGCGGCCAAGAATGAgaagtttaaattcaaaaaatgatttacggtgtTAAAAACcgtataaatatcatttttcaaaaattaaagaagtttttttcggtcaaattgaaaataatttctgttgaccatcattttccATTGCATATCTTCtttctcacgccacaagccctCACTCTTTGATCCTCTCATGTGCTCATCTTGCCGTCACCGTGCATTGAGTCTTACACCGTCAAGTCTCATTGGTACCTCTCTCTCTTCACTATAAAACCATAGTTCACTTCCCAttcaggttttcttttttttcttttttctttttttaaaaaaaaaaataaagatcgaAAGGTTGGTTGAAACTGTCGTATCgaaattatgagataaaaatggaGTTTATAGTATTAATCTTATAACTAGGCCTTGCACACCTTTCGTAGCCTAGGATATAGGCCCATCTGATAACCCAAAACAAAGGTGGCTTAGCCCAGAATGCTATTTTGGCGCATAATCTTGAAAACCATTTCTCGGAGAATTCGAGTGGAGAGAATAGAAGCTCAGGGGAATCAGAATCTCCTTCCAACCGAGAAATAGAATCACcgtctttttccttttcccttttccCTTTCGCTTTGGCTTTGTGAATTCCCACAAATTAGCTCCTAATGGCGAGCTTGTGACTCGTGAGGGACCGATCGAAACGTCGCCGCTTCGAAAGCAGCCATGACTTTGAGCACAGACTCTCGCACTCCTCTGGAGTGGAAGTTCTCCCAGGTCTTCGGCGAACGAGCTCCCGGAGAGGACCTCCAAGACGGTTAGTTCCTCTCTGTGTTTGTGTGTGCGTGTTTGGTTACTGAGAAACTGTGGGGAAAGAAAGTAAATCTTTAACCTTGTAAACTTTGGTAATTATGGTTCCGGTCCCGGGGAAAATTCTAATTCTTACTCAACGGAGTCttgtgttgtgttgtgttgtgtgtgtgtttgtttgcTGAGAACATTTGGGAAAGGGTAACAAATTTGAAGAATCGTGAACAGTGACGTGTGGCTTTGCATAGTTGGCTTAGCATAGTTGCCTTTTTGAGAAACAAAGGCAATTGATAACACGACAaggtttttgtttccttttcatccattttctcagcaaccaaacatacTGTGATCTTAGTTAACTTCTAGAAAGTTTGACGCTAAGTTAGAGCTTTGTTTTGTTTCGATATAATTGTTCAAAGAATTTCTTCAATTCTTGATAAAATTGTCAAATTAAGTATTGGCCTTTCTTTTAGTTGATATCATAACGACGATGGGATTCGATAAGAGTGGAGATTACCTTGGTGTTGGAGATCGAGGCGGCCGTGTTGTAATTTTCGAAAGAAAGGATGGGAAAGATGTAAGAATCAACCATTCATTATGGGGTGCTTCTAAATATGTTTTACTTTGAAGTTAGGAAGCTTTTCTGAATTCATTCTGTACTATTTTGTTGATTAGGCTGGCAGCTGTAATGGTTGTTTGGCATCTAATGTTGGGTAAATTGGGTTTATGATCTTTTTATCATTAATTATTGGTTTATTAGACTTCAAATCAGCACCTTTCTCGGAATGAGTTGGAGcagatggatttttgtttcacAGGCCATCCTCAATTCCAATATAAGACCGAGTTTCAGAGTCATGAGCCTGAGGTatgcttttttctttatatttgatAATATGGGATAATGTAATCTATGATATAAATTATATGGCTGTTTTTAGTGTACTGTGCATTTCGATTGTGCTGCCTATGTGCGTTGCAGATCCTGATGGTATACCTTTTCTTTAGTTTGATTATTTGAAGAGTCTGGAAATTGAAGAGAAGATCAACAAAGTAAGATGGTGTGCAACACAGAATGGATCGCAATTTGTCCTTTCAACAAATGATAAGACGATTAAACTGTGGAAGGTATGGGTATTTCAGAATTAAGTAACTCTATCTCTAAGGCTTTATATTTTGCACAATAAAAATCTTTTCAACATACAATTAAAAAGGATTGAGTATTACCCTCAAAATTTAGAGATCCAAATGCTTTTGTACATTATGGCTAGAAGATGAAGGTTGAGTGGTTTTGTCAACTTCTTCTCTTGATTAGTTATCCTAGATTGAAAATATCTCTTTGGTCAAATTGCTTATTGTAGCCTATTTTAAACTAGCCCCTTGCTATATCCAAAACTTCGATTATGCTCTTTAGAGTATGGCTTGGAGATTTGAGAGTAGGCTGACTAGATATTCAAAAAGGTGATGAGAGTAAGGCTAGATTAGAATGGGCGAAGGCTTCTTTGATATATGGGAGTACTATTTGTCAAGGGAGGAAAACATGGGACTAGGGGTGTTAGATGAGCTCAGATTCTCGTGAACTCGGTTCGACTTGGCTTGCTTAAACTCGATTCGGTATTggttcgaaaaataaatgagctGTTTGTGAACACAATAATCTGCTCgtatattaaatgagacatactcgtataaattcGGCTCGGCTTGAACAAAATTCGTGAGCTCGGCTTGTATAAGTTCGACTTGACTCGTTCGGCTCGAATCGTTAActtgcttgtgtgtgtgtgtgtgtgtgtgtgtgtatatatatagagtattcatatttattaatatatatgtataacgATTCGATTGGAGGCTCGGTTAGGCTCTTAACATTCCGAATTCGAACAACCCTTCaaaactcggctcgagctcgaacCCCTATTCTATGTATTCGAGCTGAATCTGGTAGCTCCAAGCTCAGCTCGGCTCAAATACAGCCCTACATGGGACTCATTAAAGAAGGGAATCAAGTACAGAAATTGGAAAATGTCTTAGTGGACTACTTCAGTTGTTGGCTTGTCatgaaatagaaaaaagagGATTTGTGTTCTGGTCTTCAATTTTGGAAGCTTGTTTTGTGTGAATCATTTGGTTTTCTATTCATTTAGATGTTCATTAATACTGAAGGCTAAGGTTGGATGGAGAGGGCAGAGGAAGATGGTCTTTTGAAAGTTAGAACTATTTAGAGTTAATAATTTCATCCCCAATTTTCTAGCTGTCTAGAAATATCCCAGAAAGGTGTTAagagaggagggagggagggatgtTGGCGCTTTCTTTATATAAGTAAGAGGTTTTGCTCCCAATGGTTGCATGTTAGGCCACCAAAGCTTTCTTACCGAGTAGGAAACTGAAATCCCggataaaaaaaattctgggaTGCTAtatacaaatatttcacaaaataCAGAATTTTGTTTCCAATTTTTTAGGAATATATAATTAGACAAACCACCAGGAAAAACATTTTCCTagaggccttttttttttcttcccttttctgTGCTTTTCCTGCCTTGCTGGACAATAGGGAGTATACCTTTTCTTTAGTTTGATTATTTGAAGAGTCTGGAAATTGAAGAGAAGATCAACAAAGTAAGATGGTGTGCAACACAGAATGGATCGCAATTTGTCCTTTCAACAAATGATAAGACGATTAAACTGTGGAAGGTATGGGTATTTCAGAATTAAGTAACTCTATCTCTAAGGCTTTATATTTTGCACAATAAAAATCTTTTCAACATACAATTATAAAGGATTGAGTATTACCCTCAAAATTTGGAGATCCAAATGCTTTTGTACATTATGGCTAGAAGATGATGGTtgagtttttctctttttacttatcaaaaaaaaagatgatggTTGAGTGGTTTTGTCAACTTCTTCTCTTGATTAGTTATCCTAGATTGAAAATATCTCTTTGGTCAAATTTCTTATTGTAGCCTATTTTAAACCAGTCCCTTGCTATATCCAAAACTTTGATTATGCTCTTTAGAGTATGGCTTGGAGATTTGAGAGTAGGCTGACTAGATATTCAAAAAGGTGATGAGAGTAAGGCTAGATTAGAATGGGCGAAGGCTTTCTTTGATATATGGGAGTAGTATTTGTCAAGGGAGGAAAACATGGGACTAGGGGTGAGCTCAGATTCTCGTGAACTCGGTTCGACTCAACTTGCTTAAACTCGATTCGGTAtcggtttgaaaaataaatgagctGTTCTTGAATACAATAATCTGCTTgtatattaaatgagacatactAATATAAATTCGGCTCGGTTGGACAAAGCTCGTGAGCTCGGCTTGTATAAGTTCGACTTGACTCATTCGGCTCGAATCGTTAACTtgctcgtgtgtgtgtgtatagatatatatagtattcatatttattaatatatatgtataacgATTCGATTGGAGGCTTGGCTAGGCTCTTAACAAGCCGAATTCGAACAACCCTTCaaaactcggctcgagctcgagctcctATTCTATGTATTCGAGCTGAATCTGGTAGCTCCaagctcggctcggctcgaatacaGCCCTACATGGGACTCATTAAAGAAGGGAATCAAGTACAGAAATTGGAAAATGTCTTAGTGGACTACTTCGGTTGTTGGCTTGTCatgaaatagaaaaaagagGATTTGTGTTCTATCTGTTTAGGGTCTTCAATTTTGGAAGCTTGTTTTGTGTGAATCATTTGGTTTTCTATTCATTTAGATGTTCATTAATACTGAAGGCTAAGGTTGGATGGAGAGGGCAGAGGAAGATGGTCTTTTGAAAGTTAGAACTATTTAGATTTAATAATTTCATCCCCAATTTTCTAGCTGTCTAGAAATATCCCAGAAAGACGTTAGAGAgaaggagggagggagggatgtTGGCACTTTCTTTATATAAGTAAGAGGGTTTGCTCCCAATGGTTGCATGTTAGGCCACCAAAGCTTTCTTACTGAGTAGGAAACTGAAATCCCggataaaaaaaattctgggaTGCTAtatacaaatatttcacaaaataCAGAAATGGTGGAGATGCCTGATTGCGGTAGTTGTCATAAAAGCCAAGTGGATATCATGTTATAGTTGGTAGCAATTTTGATGCTTGTTGCTTAGTGGCTAATGCTACATTTTTGGGGAATCCTGATGGAAGGTTATTTTACACTTCATGGAGCGTGAAGATGCCAAATAATATGGAAGACTACggcattttttattatttgagaaATTTGGAAGGAGGAATGAGAGGATGCTTGAATGACATCATTAACATACCTCTTGGTGGAGTTCATCTTTGCGTCAATTATGGATAGTTCTTTGGCCAACTCTTAACAAACATCGTACTCCTCTATGCCTTTTTCATACACTTTCTATTTGGGCCCTTTTTCCTGTGATGAAGGGCTTTGTTAGTTTTATACAACATGCtaacttttttgctttttattctCATCTTTAACTCTTCTTTGCTTATCCATAAAGATTGCACCCAGACGGTTTCAATCAGTCAAGATGCATTTCACTACTGTGCTAAAATGACTTTGGCAATGCTAACTTATTCTTTCCGTGGTTTTTGAGGCCAGGTCAAGGAACATAGAGTgaagaaagtaaaagaaattgaCCATAATCCACTTGTGTGTTCAGAGAATGCACTTTTGGCTGAAAGGAGTTTCATGAGTGGGCAAGATAAACCATCTGTTGATAATGGCTATCATCTTGAATGGACAGAAAAGATGGCTGCAAACACTTCGCCATTTCAAGAAGTGCATTCCAAGGTTGGTATTTGTGGATTATAGTAAGTCTATTACAGTTGACTGCATCAGTTTTCTTTTGCATAAAATTTAATTGTAGTAGTCTGTTTTGTAACTAGATTGCTGATATTGAAGACACTGCTCGCACAAGATGTCGAAAGGTGTATGCTCATGCTCATGATTTTAACATTAACTCCATCTCAAATAATAGGTAAAGTTTGTACCTGCTACCTTTGTATTGTAACTTTAATATAACTCCTTGCTTAGGGAATGCCTTGCGGCACAAAAGGTGAATATGAGAGAAGGATTTGTATTTCTAGTTTGATAAATAAGCCAGCCATTACTTTTTACATATCTATTTTCCTTTACCTCTCTCCAGGTTGCAGGAACAGTATTAGTTTAGTAACGTAGAAACTTAAATATATGGTTGTTATGATGTGACTAAAACAATAATCTGGTGATAAAGAAAGGACGATTGAGGAgcttataactttttttttttttttttttttctttgttctcttcGACTGCTTCGTTCCTAGCTCccttagtgattagctttaatgattttcttgttcttttttcttctcctccttAGACGCTTctcttgtataaaaaaaaatctggtgTCATAATCTCTGTACAGTGATGGTGAGACATTTATTTCTGCGGATGACCTGAGAATAAACTTGTGGAACCTTGAGATTAGTGATCAGTGTTTCAATATCATGGATATGAAGCCATCAAACATGGAGGATCTTACTGGTAATTCTGTTCTCTAAACAGTTTATAGTGTAATTTCTGCCacattctttatttattttttacagtaCTCTAATTTTGTATCATCTATATATCCCCTACTCTCCTTATTTCTCTTCATTCTCAATGAATTGCGaaacattaagagaaaaaggaTCGTAAATTGTGAATGTTGCAGCAAAAGAAGATGCACTACCTAATTAATCCTATTGACAGACCTTTTATTTGTCCTTTCAATACGtgtaaccctttttttttccattacTGAACACTAAGCCGCAACTGTTGGATGTTTAGAATCAGGGGAGGAGGTTGAGGATGAGCAGAATAGACAGGGATTCATTTGGTTGTGCAGACTTGAACTTTGAGCAATATTCGAACTCTGTGCAGTGGTtaatcattcttttgtttggatcAGCCATGGTATTTGAAATTGGAATTGGTCCAAAATTCCAGTTTGATGGTTTGGACACAACCaattttcttttggaataattaatttttaatgtggCTCTATAAAATGCCACACTGACCACAAGTGATGGTAATGTTTGACAAACCTGTTTATAATCCTGACCCAACACCTTACAACTCATTCATCTATTTATTGAGTTATGGTGTGAGAACCTAGCCCATTGGATACATGACATGATTAAGCAGCAAATAAATTATGGTGCCATAGATTTCTTGGTGATTGTAAAAACAGAAGTCCCTCTGCTTGTATCAATCTACCATGGGCCATTAACATAATCCGTCTACCTGTGTTTTTTTCATACTCAATAAGGGACTGTGTTCATACCATTTAACTAACCAAAAAGAGGCAAAACAGGCCCCTGAGGCATAGATTTATTACGTTATGTCACTCATATATCTGTTAcatcttgaatttttattcagAGGTCATAACATCAGCTGAATTCCATCCAATTCACTGCAATCTGCTTGCATACAGCAGCTCTAGAGGTTTTATTCGTCTAGTTGACATGCGGCGTTCAGCATTATGTGAACACAGTGCAAGAATGTGAGTTTCTGTCCATTTCTGTTTCATTTTTGTGGTCCATGTCTCATGAGTTCTGATTTTTGCTTTCACTTTTACATCTGTACTTTTTTACTATTTCAGAACGCCTTGAATATGGTCTGATACTTTTCATGTGGAGTTTGATGTTGCAGATTACAAGATGGAGGATCTCATGggtttaaatcatttttcacaGAGATCATTGCGTCCATCTCTGATATAAAGTTTTCAAATGATGGGCGGCACATCTTAAGTCGTGATTACATGAATCTGAAGGTCTTATTACTAAATTGAGCATGGCTTTTCAATTCAAAATGTCCTTCATCCAGACTCTGTCATCTGCATAAGCTTTATACTATTCATGGATTTAGGGAATGATATGATTACAAGTTTCTATTACAATCAGTTTTTCAAGGCATGGTTGTAAAAGACTTTTCTTTTAGATCTAGTTATTAGACATCATcgtattttctttattaatgaTGTGACAAGTCTATGGCCTACAGCCACTGTAGTTTGGGGACACAATTTCTTTGAAGTGAGAAAGATCATTTTTTTACTTATCTTATTTTCTAAGTTATTTTGACACAAGGGCAAGCCTATAATAGATTTTATACCAACTAGGGAACATTGTTTGTACTTCTCATGactgtattttgttttttttgcctTTACACCTGGTTTCTGTAACTCCATTACGAAGTATACAATGGGATATATATAAGGGTCTTTTCCTCTGCTTGCGGAAGTGACCCTGCTTGCCGTTGCTGCTTGGGTATTTCTACTCTTAAAATAAGAGAGAAGGGCAATGGAACAGGGGGCAAGGGGAGTGGTAAAGGGGCCCTTTTGCGCTTTTGTCTTTATAGCGGATACCAGTAGTGTATCAGCTCTGGCATTATTGAACGAGAGAGATGCTGGTCCTAAGGTAGCAAAATTCCTTGTCAAGTAAGTTCCGACCTGCACAAAAGGCGTAACGATCTGGAAACTGTCTCGGAGAGAGAATCAGTGAAATAGAGATGTCTAGTTTTTAATTCTTGCATGTACTATCTTTGtgtttgcttttgttttatGTCAATATTTTTCATGTACTGGGATTAAAAGACACATGACACTTTGGTGATCTGTTTTCGAGTAATAATTTTGATGGCAAATGCGTCTTCTGATTCCTGATCGTCCTCTACATTACCACCTTGAAGACCACCTGGTAGTTCACTACTGGGTACTAATTGGGGCTTTATTTCTTGCTGCAGCTGTGGGACATTCATATGGATTCATCGCCAGTTACAACATTCAAGATTCATGATCACTTGAACCCTAGGGTAAGTAAGCCAATACAATTCTTCACGATGCCAATTAAAAAAGATGGTTCTTCTGGATATTAGGATGTCTATGTTTGTTGACAAAGAGTGTTGTGTTTCGAAATTGTCTTTGTTACTTTCTATCAAAGTATGCACCTTCGATTGTAGTTGTGTTAATTAACTGATTTTACCCAATTCCATTTCCACACTAAATAAGCAAAAGCAATTGGAACAGATGCTCCGATTTTAGCTTTAATCAGATCAACTGAGAGCCTTCtgtcattttcttgtttttctagaAAGCAGCAATCGCCTGGTTATCATATTTTCTGTCTATTGGCATATTGTGATTCAAATGTCGACCTTAGCTCAGTGGAAAGGTCAGAGGATTCATTCTCAAGGTTGCTGGTTTGATTCCAGCAGGTCAAGTTATATTTcttgataaaaaagaaacagaaaagctTTTTACTTGTGAGTCCAAAAAAGTTGAAATTGTTCCTcgtctcctttcttcttcagaAACTGCCAGTTTGTAAATAGATCTTTATACTAGAATAATGCCATGCATGAATATATGTGGAGTACTGGATCTTTTTTTACCCAGAAATAGAAAATTTACCCTCTTTAAACTCTTTCAGGATGAGTTTACCCATGAGAAGCAGTTTATTGTAAAAGAATTGTATTTATTCTCAGATAATTGGTTGTTCCTTACATAAAATCCATGAGCTTAGCTGTAGGAGCCTTCAGTAGTATTAGTGATGTTCCACTTTGTAAAAACAACGTGCTTCAGTTCTTTCCTGAAAAGGCTTTATTATTTGATAGAACCATGGGACAAGAAAATTCACATGAGCTACCAATCAAAAGCACGGGTTTCATTATCATGATTGAATTTTTCATGATGAAAATTGGTGAATATTGCCAGATAAATTTCCGGCAAGACTGCACCTGAGCTTGAGCACCCCCTACTTGCCTATCATaccaattttatattttattcatgtaGGAGGCATAAAGAAGCCTTGGAAGTAACTGCAACGACATTTTTGATTGAGTGAGATTAGGAATTCTTTTAGGTTTCTCAGACTTCGTTTTAGGTGGAGCTTCCTTAAACCCTTAGTAGTGACAGGTGAATGAGGTGCCAGCTCTACAAACTGCTCGTCTTTCCATTCTATTTAGTTCATTCTTTTATTATCTttgttcttttggtttttttttactgCGACTAAGTTGTCCAAGGGTTGCCTGGCACTATTTTCTGCCACCTATATTGAGATTCGAGACTGTGACAAACAATGAATTATATTTAAAAGATCAGTGATCTCTTCCTACCGTATAGCCTTTCATCCTCAATTTAAGTTATGTGAGAAGGACACATGCACACATGTTGGTGTGCAATGCATACAAGATGGGCAGGATTGACCTCCGAAAAGTAAAATGCAAAACAATATAGCCGAAATCATGGTTTTGCAGTCCCTATGCAGAAGGAGATTGTGTAGTAATTTTTACATGGATTGCTCCAAATCAAGGTTGTCTTTTTGACCTTGTACTACAATTAGATCAGTCAGgacgttttgttttttttgtttttttttgttttttttataagtaatcgagatgtcattaaaagcgtaaagatTAGTCATGACTTTTGAAAGATGTTCAGTACCTACGAGTCCAAATGATTGGTTGGTAAACATCCCAACTTGAGTATAGAGCTTCAGAAAACTTTCAAGTTAAATTACCTACCTTAATTGATGATGATCCTTGAACTTTGTTCCTGAAGGAATGGTTGTTGGTGTTATCCTGAGTTTCCTCTTGTAGAACCGAGTTATATGTACTCCAATGATGCTGTTAACTTTGTATAGTTTTTATGCTGTGTAGGATTTTTAAGGATGAATTTTCCCAAGTGCAATGTGCATTTACATGTACCT contains these protein-coding regions:
- the LOC133875383 gene encoding serine/threonine protein phosphatase 2A 55 kDa regulatory subunit B beta isoform-like — its product is MTLSTDSRTPLEWKFSQVFGERAPGEDLQDVDIITTMGFDKSGDYLGVGDRGGRVVIFERKDGKDTSNQHLSRNELEQMDFCFTGHPQFQYKTEFQSHEPEFDYLKSLEIEEKINKVRWCATQNGSQFVLSTNDKTIKLWKVKEHRVKKVKEIDHNPLVCSENALLAERSFMSGQDKPSVDNGYHLEWTEKMAANTSPFQEVHSKIADIEDTARTRCRKVYAHAHDFNINSISNNSDGETFISADDLRINLWNLEISDQCFNIMDMKPSNMEDLTEVITSAEFHPIHCNLLAYSSSRGFIRLVDMRRSALCEHSARILQDGGSHGFKSFFTEIIASISDIKFSNDGRHILSRDYMNLKLWDIHMDSSPVTTFKIHDHLNPRLCELYNNDSIFDKFDCCLSGDGTHFATGSYSNLLRVFSHGAGGAEGITIEASKSPGRRPLRDAAPRTRRSSLSNLTRGLYRLGHENSSSGTNEFSCNLSSKLLHLAWHPTTNLIACAAGNSLLMYYA